The Caloenas nicobarica isolate bCalNic1 chromosome Z, bCalNic1.hap1, whole genome shotgun sequence genome has a segment encoding these proteins:
- the LOC136002463 gene encoding interferon kappa-like: MNTFGLIQIGLIVLCITTTSSHQCNHLPLQQRKVIENGLKLLDKMGEKFPQQCLREKMSFRFPKQVLKPTQKETVEVAIEEIFQHIFYIFSKNLTLTAWDGTALEKFQNGLYQQIEQLEECVIKKQTHYFRRKEVNRLKLKKYFQKIDCFLKDKQHNLCSWEISRAEMRRCLQLIDRVIRKLYN, translated from the coding sequence ATGAACACTTTTGGCTTGATACAAATTGGCCTGATAGTGTTGTGCATCACCACCACCTCCAGTCATCAGTGTAATCACCTTCCTTTACAGCAAAGAAAAGTGATAGAGAACGGCCTGAAACTTTTGGACAAAATGGGTGAAAAGTTTCCTCAGCAATGTCTAAGAGAGAAAATGTCCTTCAGATTTCCTAAGCAGGTTCTAAAGCCCACACAGAAAGAAACTGTTGAAGTGGCCATTGAAGAGATCTTCCAACATATCTTCTATATCTTTAGCAAAAATCTGACTCTAACTGCTTGGGATGGGACAGCTTTAGAAAAATTCCAAAATGGACTTTATCAGCAAATTGAGCAATTGGAAGAATGTGTAATCAAGAAGCAGACCCACTACTTTCGGCGTAAAGAAGTCAACAGGCTGAAACTGAAAAAGTACTTCCAAAAAATAGACTGTTTTCTTAAAGACAAACAACACAACCTGTGCTCCTGGGAGATCAGCCGTGCAGAAATGAGGAGATGTCTTCAACTGATTGATAGAGTCATAAGGAAGCTTTACAACTAA